A single Pedobacter sp. PACM 27299 DNA region contains:
- a CDS encoding glycoside hydrolase family 2 TIM barrel-domain containing protein, which translates to MRTIFTTLSLLLASSAVMSQQLPTELQTPEVVAVNRMPMRASAFAYESKALAAKREKEKSNYFLTLNGQWKFNWVQDPRQRPQEFFKTTFDDTKWDNFKVPANWETNGYGLPIYVNHPYEFTGRKVMGERLNPPFDIPEDNNPVGSYRKKFTLPENWDGRQTFIHLGAVKSAFYIWVNGKKVGYSEDSKLAAEFDITKYLKKGENLVALQVYRWSDGSYLECQDMWRISGIERDVYLYSTPKVDVRDFKTIATLDKTFKNGLLSFDAEINNYKIERGTLHSTPDTFSVALELVDPKGKTVYTDETKGVNKVIGNYKANVKLQTEIPNVAAWTAETPNLYTLFITLKNKKGEVLEVIPQRIGFRTVELVNNNFLVNGKRVFFKGVNRHEHNATQGHTLTKADMLKDMEMMKKLNVNSVRHSHYPPDPYWMELCDEYGLYVIDEANIESHGRYYDLAYTLGNDKEWRMPHLERIKRMYERDKNHSSVITWSLGNEAGNGRNFYEGYDWLKANDGRPVQYERAEEDFNTDMIVPQYPDPNWLKSYANSKPDRALIMSEFAHIMGNSLGNFKEYWDVIESQPNLQGGYIWEWIDQAIDTVKNGKRINAYGGDFPLSGPVNENFSDNNFSVKGVVTNHRGMTPMAVEVKKVYQYIKTKYNGHNSITVNNSYFFKGLENVKLNWELLENGKIVEKGSQNVLSIDPRTEKELSLPIKTKAKAGSEYFLNVYYDLKTAEPFLPLNYTIATEQFAWNGTPAWSQPTAAAAGKLTVEKAAGKTLVKGKDFTVTLDLDKGLMTGYTVKGVQLLAEGPQPGFWRAPTDNDIGAGFNSSLRKWRSAYAEGKVSTADVTTAPSGEVTVVFKKEVVNGDATVEQTITIRADGILKVNNRFTANKGKYALMQRIGNDLQLNGGLNKISYYGRGPGENYSDRKTASFVGLYHQTLDEQYFPYARPQESGNKTEVRWVNFTDKKGNGLSFGMADRLLNFSALPYSLDDLDPEVNKKQYHSGELVKRDRIYMHLDLIQSGLQGIDSWGSMPLKEYRVPFAAHEYSYWIKPIK; encoded by the coding sequence ATGAGAACAATTTTTACCACACTATCCTTGTTATTGGCCTCTTCGGCAGTAATGAGCCAGCAATTACCAACGGAGCTGCAAACTCCAGAAGTGGTTGCTGTAAACAGGATGCCTATGCGTGCTTCGGCATTTGCTTATGAAAGCAAAGCATTGGCGGCAAAGCGTGAAAAGGAGAAGTCTAATTACTTCTTAACACTAAATGGACAATGGAAATTTAACTGGGTTCAAGACCCGCGTCAGCGTCCACAAGAATTTTTTAAAACTACTTTCGACGATACTAAATGGGATAATTTTAAAGTCCCTGCAAACTGGGAAACCAATGGTTATGGCTTGCCGATTTATGTAAATCATCCTTACGAATTTACTGGCCGCAAAGTAATGGGAGAGCGTTTAAACCCGCCATTCGACATTCCTGAGGATAATAATCCGGTAGGTTCCTACAGAAAGAAGTTTACACTTCCAGAGAACTGGGATGGCCGTCAGACTTTTATCCACCTTGGGGCGGTAAAATCAGCATTTTACATCTGGGTGAATGGTAAGAAAGTAGGGTATAGCGAAGACAGTAAGCTTGCTGCGGAATTTGACATCACTAAATACCTGAAAAAAGGAGAAAATTTGGTGGCTTTACAAGTATACCGCTGGAGTGATGGCAGTTACCTGGAATGCCAGGACATGTGGAGAATATCTGGAATCGAGCGTGATGTGTACCTCTATTCTACGCCAAAAGTAGATGTCAGAGATTTTAAAACCATCGCTACTTTAGATAAAACCTTCAAAAACGGATTACTTTCTTTTGATGCCGAAATCAACAACTACAAAATCGAAAGAGGAACGCTGCACAGCACTCCTGATACCTTTTCAGTAGCTTTAGAACTGGTAGATCCAAAAGGTAAAACCGTATATACGGATGAAACAAAAGGTGTAAACAAGGTAATTGGTAACTATAAAGCCAATGTGAAGCTGCAAACGGAAATTCCAAATGTTGCCGCGTGGACTGCTGAAACACCAAACCTATATACCTTATTCATCACCCTGAAAAATAAAAAAGGAGAGGTGCTGGAAGTGATTCCGCAAAGAATCGGTTTCCGTACAGTAGAGCTAGTCAATAACAACTTCCTGGTGAATGGAAAAAGAGTGTTCTTTAAAGGAGTAAATCGTCATGAGCACAATGCCACACAAGGTCATACCTTAACTAAAGCAGACATGCTGAAGGATATGGAAATGATGAAAAAATTGAATGTGAACTCCGTAAGACACTCTCATTATCCACCAGATCCTTATTGGATGGAGCTTTGCGATGAATACGGACTGTATGTAATTGATGAGGCAAACATTGAATCCCATGGTCGTTATTATGACCTTGCTTATACGCTTGGAAATGATAAAGAATGGAGAATGCCGCATTTGGAGCGTATCAAAAGAATGTATGAGCGCGATAAAAACCATTCATCGGTGATCACCTGGTCATTAGGAAATGAAGCCGGTAATGGAAGAAACTTCTATGAAGGTTACGACTGGCTGAAAGCAAATGACGGGCGTCCGGTACAATACGAACGCGCAGAAGAAGATTTCAATACAGACATGATTGTGCCTCAGTATCCAGATCCAAACTGGTTGAAAAGCTATGCGAACAGCAAGCCTGACCGTGCTTTGATCATGAGCGAATTTGCACACATCATGGGAAACAGCCTTGGTAACTTTAAAGAATACTGGGATGTGATTGAAAGTCAGCCGAATTTACAAGGTGGATACATCTGGGAATGGATCGATCAGGCTATTGATACCGTTAAAAATGGTAAACGCATCAATGCTTATGGTGGTGATTTCCCTTTAAGCGGCCCGGTAAATGAAAATTTTAGTGACAATAACTTTAGTGTTAAAGGTGTGGTGACGAATCATCGTGGCATGACTCCAATGGCAGTAGAGGTGAAAAAGGTATACCAATACATTAAAACCAAATACAATGGCCACAACAGCATCACCGTAAACAACTCTTATTTCTTCAAAGGATTGGAGAATGTGAAGTTAAACTGGGAGCTGTTAGAGAATGGCAAGATCGTTGAAAAAGGAAGTCAGAACGTCCTTAGCATCGATCCAAGAACAGAAAAAGAACTGAGCCTGCCAATTAAGACTAAAGCTAAAGCAGGATCAGAATACTTCCTGAATGTATATTATGATTTAAAAACAGCGGAACCTTTCCTTCCATTAAATTATACCATTGCAACCGAACAGTTTGCATGGAATGGTACACCAGCATGGTCGCAGCCAACTGCAGCAGCTGCGGGTAAACTAACTGTAGAAAAGGCAGCGGGAAAAACTCTGGTTAAAGGAAAAGACTTTACCGTAACGCTAGACCTTGACAAAGGATTAATGACTGGTTACACGGTAAAGGGTGTACAATTGTTAGCGGAAGGCCCTCAGCCAGGTTTCTGGCGTGCACCAACCGACAATGATATCGGTGCTGGTTTCAATAGTAGCCTCAGAAAATGGAGATCTGCTTATGCAGAAGGAAAAGTGAGTACTGCAGACGTAACGACTGCCCCTTCAGGAGAAGTAACTGTGGTATTTAAGAAAGAGGTCGTGAATGGTGATGCAACCGTTGAACAAACCATTACCATCAGAGCTGACGGTATTTTAAAGGTAAACAATCGCTTTACTGCGAATAAAGGTAAGTATGCTTTAATGCAGCGTATCGGTAATGATCTGCAATTAAATGGCGGATTAAACAAGATCAGTTATTATGGCCGTGGCCCAGGTGAAAACTATTCAGATCGTAAAACCGCTTCTTTTGTTGGCCTATACCATCAAACATTAGATGAGCAGTACTTCCCTTACGCACGTCCTCAGGAAAGCGGAAATAAAACGGAAGTACGCTGGGTGAATTTTACAGATAAAAAAGGAAATGGATTGAGCTTCGGTATGGCAGATCGCCTGTTGAATTTCTCGGCACTGCCTTATAGCCTGGATGATTTAGATCCTGAAGTGAATAAGAAACAATACCATTCAGGAGAATTGGTAAAGAGAGATCGCATTTATATGCACCTAGACTTGATTCAGAGTGGTTTACAAGGAATTGACAGCTGGGGATCTATGCCGTTAAAGGAATACAGAGTTCCTTTTGCAGCACATGAATACTCGTATTGGATCAAACCAATTAAATAA
- a CDS encoding DUF3472 domain-containing protein, translating into MNMKKFTFFLLAFQLLILPATFAGSRAEIEPESIIIPLGGNGYVEKGGTARIKNEGLSNWSNAADVIAIYFRTEAAGSADLSLKLRIPDGNSKISVTVAGKTFQKELNNTGTQIVPLGQVLIKAPGYVKVELKGISKTGAVFAEVSDLLVGGSALAKGAVYVKNNEGSYFHWGRRGPSVHLNYEIPAEAKGKVEWFYNEIMVPNGEDKQGTYYMANGFGGGYFGMQVNSPTERRVLFSVWSPFTTDDPKSIPDSMKIVLLKKGNTTKTGEFGNEGSGGQSYMLYPWKAGKSYAFLTHAKPNPAKNTTVYTAYFKDLDKGDWQLVASFERPQSAVYLSGIYSFLENFSPTTGDQSRRGDYKNQWAIDASGKWHEVTNAKFTADATARINYRKDYTGGTDQTSFYLKNCGFFNDFTPINTPFHRKSTGKTHPEIDFNKLP; encoded by the coding sequence ATGAACATGAAGAAATTTACCTTTTTCCTTCTTGCTTTTCAGCTGCTGATTCTTCCGGCGACTTTTGCCGGAAGCAGGGCTGAAATCGAGCCTGAAAGCATCATCATCCCCCTTGGAGGCAATGGGTATGTAGAAAAAGGCGGTACTGCAAGAATCAAAAATGAAGGTTTGAGCAACTGGAGCAATGCTGCAGATGTGATTGCCATTTACTTTAGGACAGAAGCTGCAGGATCGGCAGATTTATCGCTTAAACTCCGTATTCCTGACGGGAACAGTAAAATCAGCGTTACCGTGGCTGGAAAGACATTTCAAAAAGAACTGAACAATACCGGCACTCAAATCGTACCCTTAGGTCAGGTATTGATTAAAGCCCCCGGTTATGTTAAAGTAGAATTGAAAGGGATCAGTAAAACCGGCGCTGTATTTGCCGAGGTCTCAGACTTGCTAGTCGGCGGTTCTGCCCTTGCAAAAGGCGCTGTCTATGTGAAAAACAATGAAGGTAGTTATTTTCATTGGGGCAGAAGAGGTCCTTCTGTACATTTAAACTACGAAATCCCTGCGGAAGCAAAAGGAAAAGTAGAATGGTTCTATAATGAAATTATGGTTCCTAATGGAGAAGACAAGCAAGGTACTTATTACATGGCCAATGGATTTGGCGGTGGTTATTTCGGGATGCAGGTGAACTCCCCTACCGAACGCAGGGTACTTTTTTCTGTCTGGAGCCCATTTACTACGGATGATCCAAAATCTATTCCTGACAGTATGAAGATTGTGTTGTTGAAAAAAGGGAATACTACTAAAACCGGCGAGTTTGGGAATGAAGGTTCCGGCGGACAAAGTTATATGCTTTACCCATGGAAAGCAGGTAAAAGCTATGCATTTTTAACTCATGCAAAGCCTAATCCAGCGAAAAACACGACTGTATATACTGCTTACTTCAAGGATCTTGACAAAGGCGACTGGCAATTGGTGGCCAGTTTTGAGCGCCCGCAATCCGCAGTTTACTTGAGCGGCATCTATTCTTTCCTGGAAAATTTCTCTCCGACAACAGGCGATCAGTCCCGCAGAGGTGACTATAAAAACCAATGGGCGATTGATGCATCAGGAAAATGGCACGAGGTGACCAACGCGAAATTCACGGCAGACGCAACAGCAAGAATCAACTATAGAAAAGACTATACTGGTGGAACAGATCAAACTTCTTTCTACTTAAAAAATTGCGGCTTTTTTAATGACTTTACCCCCATTAATACGCCATTTCATAGGAAATCAACAGGAAAAACACACCCTGAAATAGATTTCAATAAGCTGCCTTAG
- a CDS encoding formylglycine-generating enzyme family protein, translating to MKKEFLYLFLASAMVACNQKSEDKSAAGNSADTTLNAGMSGSNLSDSVCCNSNLPKRYGAVTGIETLAKDKKNGLNSHEGMKYIPAGSFRMGASDKEGRRDEYPAHEVKMDGFWIDETEVTNAQFAAFVKATGYITQAEQKPDWEEIRKQLPPGTPKPSEDQLQPASLTFSPPKGRVDINDVSQWWSWTPGASWKHPQGPKSSIKGKENYPVTQVSWFDANAYAKWAGKRLPTEAEWEYAGRGGLKDKKYPWGDEDLATGKVKANTWQGEFPYSDKKTDGYGNVAPVKSFAANGYGLYDMAGNVWEWTADWYREDYYQQQKGVTVNPQGPKDSYDAAEPGIPKKIIRGGSFMCHSSYCKGYRVTSKMKSSMDTGLENTGFRCVAK from the coding sequence ATGAAGAAAGAGTTTTTGTATTTGTTTTTAGCGTCGGCTATGGTCGCCTGCAACCAGAAAAGTGAAGATAAAAGTGCTGCCGGTAATTCCGCAGATACGACGTTAAATGCCGGGATGTCCGGTTCCAATCTGAGCGATTCTGTGTGTTGTAATTCCAACCTTCCTAAGCGATATGGCGCTGTGACTGGTATAGAAACACTTGCTAAGGATAAAAAAAACGGGCTGAATTCGCATGAAGGCATGAAATATATTCCTGCCGGATCATTTCGGATGGGTGCTTCAGATAAAGAAGGCCGCAGAGATGAATACCCGGCACATGAAGTGAAAATGGACGGCTTCTGGATTGATGAAACGGAAGTTACCAATGCCCAGTTTGCTGCATTCGTGAAAGCAACAGGATATATCACCCAGGCGGAACAAAAGCCGGATTGGGAAGAGATCAGAAAACAACTGCCTCCGGGCACACCTAAACCATCAGAAGACCAGCTGCAGCCCGCATCTTTAACCTTTTCCCCACCAAAAGGTCGCGTAGACATCAATGACGTTTCACAATGGTGGAGCTGGACACCTGGTGCCAGTTGGAAGCACCCGCAAGGACCAAAAAGCAGTATCAAAGGCAAAGAGAATTATCCGGTAACGCAGGTTTCCTGGTTTGATGCCAATGCCTATGCCAAATGGGCGGGAAAAAGATTGCCTACAGAAGCAGAATGGGAATACGCTGGAAGAGGTGGTCTGAAAGATAAAAAATACCCCTGGGGAGATGAAGACCTGGCCACAGGAAAAGTAAAGGCCAATACCTGGCAGGGAGAATTCCCATATTCCGATAAAAAGACAGATGGTTACGGAAATGTAGCACCAGTAAAATCATTTGCTGCCAATGGCTATGGCTTATATGATATGGCGGGAAATGTATGGGAGTGGACAGCAGACTGGTATCGTGAAGATTATTACCAGCAGCAAAAAGGAGTAACTGTAAACCCACAGGGGCCAAAAGACAGCTATGATGCCGCAGAACCAGGCATTCCTAAGAAAATTATCAGAGGAGGTTCATTTATGTGTCATTCCTCCTATTGCAAAGGATATAGAGTAACTTCCAAAATGAAGTCTTCGATGGATACAGGACTGGAGAATACCGGTTTCCGGTGTGTGGCCAAATGA
- a CDS encoding DUF1501 domain-containing protein — protein MTSRRGFIKGGGLALFGIGLGGIPGFLAEAVAHTKEPGLFNRKKIMVCIFQRGAMDGLMAVTPFTDQYLQQARPNLFMSAAKAAKNTPLIDLDGRFGLHPSMAAFESVFRDKRMGIVHGIGSPNNTRSHFDAQDYMESGTPFKKGTDSGWLNRAVGLLGHDGATPFQGVSLTSSLPRSFYGENPALAISNLQDFNIQMRGNMNGANLAAKSFEDLYDQTSSNLLKDTGKESFEAIKMLQKTDAKNYKPANNAVYPNTALGNSLKQIAQLIKMNVGMEVAFAESGGWDTHFNQGTDTGIFARNVNDLSNSIMAFWTDMGTLQDDVTVMTMTEFGRTVKQNGTGGTDHGRASCNFILGNDVNGGLVHGNVQPMAIENLEDGRDLAVTTDFRSVFSEVADKHLNLHNDKLLFPDWEGSKIGVMR, from the coding sequence ATGACTTCAAGAAGAGGATTTATAAAAGGTGGTGGACTGGCATTATTTGGCATCGGATTGGGTGGGATTCCAGGGTTTTTGGCGGAGGCAGTAGCCCATACTAAAGAGCCGGGTTTATTCAATAGAAAGAAAATAATGGTTTGTATTTTCCAGCGCGGGGCGATGGATGGTTTAATGGCCGTTACGCCATTTACAGATCAATACCTGCAGCAAGCAAGACCAAACCTATTCATGAGCGCTGCAAAAGCAGCAAAAAATACACCTCTAATAGACTTGGATGGGCGTTTTGGTCTGCATCCTTCCATGGCAGCTTTTGAATCCGTTTTTCGCGATAAGCGGATGGGTATTGTGCATGGCATCGGATCACCTAACAATACCAGGTCCCATTTTGATGCACAGGATTACATGGAATCAGGTACGCCATTTAAAAAAGGAACGGATAGCGGTTGGTTGAACCGGGCTGTGGGGCTACTTGGGCATGATGGCGCCACACCTTTTCAGGGTGTGAGCTTGACTTCCTCCTTACCCAGGTCTTTTTATGGCGAAAACCCGGCTTTGGCGATTAGTAACCTCCAGGATTTTAATATCCAGATGAGAGGGAATATGAACGGGGCCAATCTGGCCGCCAAAAGTTTTGAGGATTTATACGATCAAACCTCTTCAAACCTGCTTAAAGATACCGGAAAGGAGAGTTTTGAAGCGATAAAAATGCTGCAGAAAACGGATGCGAAAAACTATAAACCAGCCAATAACGCAGTCTATCCCAACACAGCACTCGGCAATTCCTTGAAACAAATCGCACAGCTGATCAAGATGAATGTAGGAATGGAAGTTGCTTTTGCGGAATCCGGAGGATGGGATACCCACTTTAATCAAGGCACCGATACGGGGATTTTCGCGAGAAATGTGAACGACCTCAGCAATAGCATCATGGCTTTCTGGACAGATATGGGAACATTACAAGATGATGTAACGGTAATGACCATGACCGAATTTGGTCGTACTGTGAAGCAAAATGGAACCGGCGGAACAGATCATGGACGCGCTTCCTGCAATTTTATTTTGGGCAATGACGTAAATGGTGGCCTGGTACATGGAAATGTTCAGCCAATGGCAATAGAAAATCTGGAAGATGGCAGAGATTTGGCCGTAACCACTGATTTTAGAAGCGTGTTTTCTGAGGTGGCAGACAAACATCTGAACCTTCATAACGATAAATTGCTGTTTCCGGATTGGGAAGGAAGTAAAATTGGCGTGATGCGTTAA